In one Brassica oleracea var. oleracea cultivar TO1000 chromosome C9, BOL, whole genome shotgun sequence genomic region, the following are encoded:
- the LOC106317876 gene encoding probable pollen receptor-like kinase 6: MAAVLIHGFFLLLLILMCFSISPSLQHISEAEPLVRFKNSVKITKGDLNSWRLGTDPCSGKWFGIYCQKGLTVSGIHVTRLGLSGTISVDDLKALANLKTVRLDNNLLSGPLPHFFKLRGLKSIMLSNNTFSGEIPDDFFKDMSKLKRLFLDHNQFVGKIPSSIMQLPHLEELHLQDNKFSGEIPPLIETNKNLKSLDLSNNQLEGEVPAGLSDRKNLVMKLEGNEGLCGKAVNVGCEAIDPKETGDGIPPTSEGTDNSNRTTINAVLLVISFLMMCCIVVGFIKKRNKKQNAGFRKLDKERPSDVVEVKVPESTTVKRSTESSKKRGGNPEGGSTKKGSSHGKGGGGRGGGGGMGDIIMVNTDKGSFGLPDLMKAAAEVLGNGSLGSAYKAVMANGLAVVVKRIRDMNKLASEAFDVEMRRLGKIRHPNVLTPLAYHYRQEEKLVVSEYMPKSSLLYVLHGDRGIQHSELTWATRLKIIQGVAHGMQFLHEEFASYELPHGNLKSSNILLSETYEPLISDYAFLPFLQPSNAQAMFAYKTPEFAQNQQVSHKSDVYCLGIIVLEILTGKFPSQYLNTGKGGIDIVEWVQSSIAEHKEEELIDPEIGNNADSVQQMLELLRTGAACIASNPDERPDMRETVRRIEQVKK; encoded by the exons ATGGCTGCTGTTCTGATTCACGGCTTCTTCCTCCTCCTCCTCATCCTCATGTGTTTCTCGATCTCCCCTTCATTGCAACACATAAGCGAGGCCGAACCGCTCGTGCGGTTCAAGAACTCGGTGAAGATAACCAAAGGGGATCTAAATTCATGGAGATTAGGAACAGATCCTTGCAGTGGGAAATGGTTCGGGATCTATTGCCAAAAGGGTCTCACAGTCTCAGGCATTCACGTCACGCGGCTCGGTCTCTCGGGAACCATCAGCGTCGATGATCTAAAGGCTCTCGCAAATCTAAAAACCGTCAGGCTAGACAACAACCTCCTCTCAGGTCCTCTCCCTCATTTCTTCAAACTCCGAGGCCTCAAATCCATCATGCTCTCCAACAACACCTTCTCCGGAGAGATCCCTGACGATTTCTTTAAAGACATGTCAAAGCTCAAGAGGCTGTTTCTTGATCATAACCAATTCGTTGGGAAGATCCCTTCCTCCATTATGCAGCTCCCTCATTTAGAGGAGCTTCACCTTCAAGACAATAAGTTTTCAGGAGAGATACCTCCGTTGATCGAGACCAACAAGAACCTGAAAAGCCTCGACCTCTCGAACAACCAGCTCGAAGGAGAGGTCCCGGCGGGTCTCTCGGATAGGAAAAATCTTGTCATGAAACTGGAAGGGAACGAAGGCTTGTGCGGCAAGGCAGTGAACGTTGGATGTGAGGCTATTGACCCAAAAGAAACCGGCGATGGTATTCCCCCGACCTCCGAGGGAACAGATAATTCCAACAGGACCACGATAAACGCGGTCCTGTTGGTCATCTCGTTTCTCATGATGTGTTGTATTGTTGTTGGATTTATAAAAAAGCGAAACAAGAAGCAAAATGCCGGTTTTCGCAAGCTCGACAAAGAGCGTCCGAGCGATGTCGTGGAGGTCAAGGTACCCGAATCCACGACGGTTAAAAGGTCTACTGAATCAAGCAAGAAGCGCGGTGGAAACCCCGAAGGCGGTTCTACCAAAAAAGGCTCGTCTCATGGGAAAGGTGGTGGAGGAAGAGGAGGAGGCGGAGGTATGGGTGATATCATAATGGTGAACACGGACAAGGGCTCGTTTGGTTTGCCTGATCTGATGAAGGCTGCTGCTGAGGTGCTAGGAAACGGTAGTCTTGGATCAGCTTACAAGGCGGTGATGGCCAATGGATTAGCAGTTGTGGTGAAGAGGATTAGGGATATGAATAAACTCGCAAGTGAGGCTTTTGATGTAGAGATGAGACGGTTGGGGAAAATCCGACACCCTAACGTTCTTACCCCTTTAGCCTATCATTACCGTCAAGAAGAGAAGCTTGTCGTCTCTGAGTATATGCCTAAGAGCAGCTTACTTTACGTTTTACACG GTGACCGTGGGATACAACATTCCGAGCTAACTTGGGCGACAAGACTGAAGATAATCCAAGGAGTGGCACATGGTATGCAGTTCTTGCACGAGGAGTTTGCTTCCTACGAGCTCCCACACGGTAACCTAAAATCCAGCAATATTCTCCTCAGCGAGACCTACGAGCCATTGATCAGTGACTACGCATTCTTACCGTTTCTCCAGCCAAGCAACGCACAAGCAATGTTCGCTTACAAAACTCCAGAGTTTGCGCAGAACCAACAGGTTTCTCATAAATCAGACGTCTACTGCCTTGGAATCATAGTTCTAGAGATCTTGACAGGGAAGTTTCCTTCTCAATACTTAAACACCGGTAAAGGCGGGATTGATATCGTTGAATGGGTTCAATCTTCTATTGCGGAGCACAAAGAAGAAGAACTTATCGATCCGGAGATAGGAAATAATGCTGATTCCGTGCAGCAGATGCTGGAGTTGCTGCGGACTGGGGCTGCTTGTATCGCAAGTAATCCAGATGAAAGACCTGACATGAGGGAAACTGTTAGAAGAATAGAACAAGTGAAAAAATGA
- the LOC106319539 gene encoding protein trichome birefringence-like 16 isoform X2: MTLHRIRMKRGALRRRAKDISLVFIVLVCATLVLWSWDTTPSSAFLPPDSHFLKLEPEEKVERIPTTLNTETKDSYSSATPFVNKDQSKEDQTDNKDKKEEEEEKEEKQVEEVTDSETDQGKTSTIVEEQAVREVTVSEPKYQKTPTSKENKLEHVKEEVAAGEVEAKTTHIKNTNSDPEKKTLATDGERTEQHIAKKDDDSSSTARITNQACNYAKGKWVVDKHRPLYSGSRCKQWLASMWACRLMQRTDFAFERLRWQPKDCSMEEFEGSKFLKRMQDKTLAFVGDSLGRQQFQSMMCMITGGKERLDVLDVGPEFGFITPQGGGRPNGWAYRFPETNTTVLYHWSSTLCDIEPLNISDPLTEHAMHLDRPPAFLRQYLHKINVLIMNTGHHWNRGKLNGNRWVMHLNGAPNTNKKLAALGNAKNFTIHSTVSWVSSQLPNHPGLKAFYRSLSPRHFVGGEWNTGGSCNNTTPMSIGKEVLQEESSDYSAGHAVKGTGVKLLDITALSHIRDEGHISRFSISASKGVQDCLHWCLPGVPDTWNEILFAMI; the protein is encoded by the exons ATGACGCTCCATAGAATTAG GATGAAAAGAGGAGCACTTAGGCGGAGGGCTAAAGATATCTCTCTTGTGTTTATTGTGCTTGTTTGTGCAACCCTTGTCTTGTGGTCATGGGATACAACTCCATCCTCTGCCTTTCTTCCTCCCGATAGTCACTTTCTGAAGCTGGAACCAG AAGAAAAGGTTGAGAGAATACCTACTACACTGAATACTGAAACCAAAGATAGCTACTCATCGGCTACTCCGTTTGTAAACAAAG ATCAAAGTAAAGAGGATCAAACCGATAATAAGGATAAAAAAGAAGAAGAAGAAGAAAAAGAAGAGAAACAAGTGGAAGAAGTTACTGACAGTGAGACTGATCAAGGGAAGACATCAACTATTGTAGAAGAACAGGCGGTACGTGAAGTTACTGTAAGTGAGCCAAAATATCAGAAAACACCAACTAGTAAAGAAAATAAATTAGAACATGTGAAAGAAGAGGTTGCTGCTGGCGAGGTCGAAGCAAAGACAACACATATTAAAAATACTAATTCAGATCCAGAGAAGAAAACTCTTGCAACAGACGGAGAGAGGACTGAACAACACATAGCCAAGAAAGATGATGATAGTAGTTCAACAGCTCGCATCACAAATCAAG CTTGCAATTACGCAAAAGGGAAATGGGTTGTGGACAAGCACCGTCCTTTGTACTCGGGATCTCGTTGCAAACAATGGCTTGCTTCGATGTGGGCGTGCAGGTTGATGCAACGCACAGACTTTGCCTTTGAAAGATTAAGATGGCAACCTAAAGATTGCTCTATGGAAGAATTTGAAGGTTCCAAATTCTTGAAAAG GATGCAGGACAAGACACTAGCCTTTGTTGGAGACTCATTAGGAAGACAGCAGTTTCAATCCATGATGTGTATGATCACAGGAGGCAAAGAGAGGCTCGACGTCCTCGACGTGGGACCAGAGTTTGGGTTCATAACTCCCCAAGGTGGGGGTCGTCCTAATGGCTGGGCTTACAGATTCCCAGAAACCAACACAACCGTCCTCTACCACTGGTCATCCACCCTCTGCGACATAGAACCTCTCAACATCTCAGACCCCTTAACCGAACACGCTATGCATCTCGATCGCCCGCCAGCTTTCTTACGCCAATACCTTCACAAGATCAACGTGCTGATAATGAACACAGGCCACCACTGGAACCGTGGGAAGCTCAACGGCAACAGATGGGTGATGCATCTAAACGGCGCTCCCAATACCAACAAGAAGCTAGCCGCTCTTGGGAACGCCAAGAACTTCACAATCCACAGCACGGTTAGTTGGGTTAGCTCGCAGCTTCCTAACCATCCTGGTCTCAAGGCGTTCTACAGAAGCCTTTCCCCGAGGCATTTCGTGGGAGGGGAGTGGAACACTGGAGGGAGCTGTAATAACACGACGCCGATGTCTATAGGGAAAGAGGTTTTGCAAGAGGAGTCTAGCGATTACAGCGCGGGTCATGCGGTGAAAGGCACAGGGGTTAAGCTTTTGGACATAACGGCTTTATCTCATATTAGAGACGAAGGTCATATATCAAGGTTTAGTATCTCGGCTTCAAAGGGAGTTCAGGATTGTCTCCATTGGTGCTTGCCTGGTGTTCCTGATACGTGGAATGAAATCCTTTTTGCGATGATATAA
- the LOC106319539 gene encoding protein trichome birefringence-like 16 isoform X1, with protein MTHSTLLMVVLGAIYKKSLSNHRHQANQTERVYIYQNPLDPLSSTHTKKIISFRSVISEIPRMKRGALRRRAKDISLVFIVLVCATLVLWSWDTTPSSAFLPPDSHFLKLEPEEKVERIPTTLNTETKDSYSSATPFVNKDQSKEDQTDNKDKKEEEEEKEEKQVEEVTDSETDQGKTSTIVEEQAVREVTVSEPKYQKTPTSKENKLEHVKEEVAAGEVEAKTTHIKNTNSDPEKKTLATDGERTEQHIAKKDDDSSSTARITNQACNYAKGKWVVDKHRPLYSGSRCKQWLASMWACRLMQRTDFAFERLRWQPKDCSMEEFEGSKFLKRMQDKTLAFVGDSLGRQQFQSMMCMITGGKERLDVLDVGPEFGFITPQGGGRPNGWAYRFPETNTTVLYHWSSTLCDIEPLNISDPLTEHAMHLDRPPAFLRQYLHKINVLIMNTGHHWNRGKLNGNRWVMHLNGAPNTNKKLAALGNAKNFTIHSTVSWVSSQLPNHPGLKAFYRSLSPRHFVGGEWNTGGSCNNTTPMSIGKEVLQEESSDYSAGHAVKGTGVKLLDITALSHIRDEGHISRFSISASKGVQDCLHWCLPGVPDTWNEILFAMI; from the exons ATGACACACTCTACACTTTTGATGGTGGTGCTTGGTGCAATTTACAAGAAGTCATTAAG TAATCACCGACATCAAGCGAACCAAACAGAGAGAGTGTACATTTACCAGAACCCTCTTGATCCACTTTCCTCCACACACACAAAAAAGATCATTTCTTTTCGATCTGTGATCTCAGAGATTCCCAG GATGAAAAGAGGAGCACTTAGGCGGAGGGCTAAAGATATCTCTCTTGTGTTTATTGTGCTTGTTTGTGCAACCCTTGTCTTGTGGTCATGGGATACAACTCCATCCTCTGCCTTTCTTCCTCCCGATAGTCACTTTCTGAAGCTGGAACCAG AAGAAAAGGTTGAGAGAATACCTACTACACTGAATACTGAAACCAAAGATAGCTACTCATCGGCTACTCCGTTTGTAAACAAAG ATCAAAGTAAAGAGGATCAAACCGATAATAAGGATAAAAAAGAAGAAGAAGAAGAAAAAGAAGAGAAACAAGTGGAAGAAGTTACTGACAGTGAGACTGATCAAGGGAAGACATCAACTATTGTAGAAGAACAGGCGGTACGTGAAGTTACTGTAAGTGAGCCAAAATATCAGAAAACACCAACTAGTAAAGAAAATAAATTAGAACATGTGAAAGAAGAGGTTGCTGCTGGCGAGGTCGAAGCAAAGACAACACATATTAAAAATACTAATTCAGATCCAGAGAAGAAAACTCTTGCAACAGACGGAGAGAGGACTGAACAACACATAGCCAAGAAAGATGATGATAGTAGTTCAACAGCTCGCATCACAAATCAAG CTTGCAATTACGCAAAAGGGAAATGGGTTGTGGACAAGCACCGTCCTTTGTACTCGGGATCTCGTTGCAAACAATGGCTTGCTTCGATGTGGGCGTGCAGGTTGATGCAACGCACAGACTTTGCCTTTGAAAGATTAAGATGGCAACCTAAAGATTGCTCTATGGAAGAATTTGAAGGTTCCAAATTCTTGAAAAG GATGCAGGACAAGACACTAGCCTTTGTTGGAGACTCATTAGGAAGACAGCAGTTTCAATCCATGATGTGTATGATCACAGGAGGCAAAGAGAGGCTCGACGTCCTCGACGTGGGACCAGAGTTTGGGTTCATAACTCCCCAAGGTGGGGGTCGTCCTAATGGCTGGGCTTACAGATTCCCAGAAACCAACACAACCGTCCTCTACCACTGGTCATCCACCCTCTGCGACATAGAACCTCTCAACATCTCAGACCCCTTAACCGAACACGCTATGCATCTCGATCGCCCGCCAGCTTTCTTACGCCAATACCTTCACAAGATCAACGTGCTGATAATGAACACAGGCCACCACTGGAACCGTGGGAAGCTCAACGGCAACAGATGGGTGATGCATCTAAACGGCGCTCCCAATACCAACAAGAAGCTAGCCGCTCTTGGGAACGCCAAGAACTTCACAATCCACAGCACGGTTAGTTGGGTTAGCTCGCAGCTTCCTAACCATCCTGGTCTCAAGGCGTTCTACAGAAGCCTTTCCCCGAGGCATTTCGTGGGAGGGGAGTGGAACACTGGAGGGAGCTGTAATAACACGACGCCGATGTCTATAGGGAAAGAGGTTTTGCAAGAGGAGTCTAGCGATTACAGCGCGGGTCATGCGGTGAAAGGCACAGGGGTTAAGCTTTTGGACATAACGGCTTTATCTCATATTAGAGACGAAGGTCATATATCAAGGTTTAGTATCTCGGCTTCAAAGGGAGTTCAGGATTGTCTCCATTGGTGCTTGCCTGGTGTTCCTGATACGTGGAATGAAATCCTTTTTGCGATGATATAA
- the LOC106319539 gene encoding protein trichome birefringence-like 16 isoform X3: protein MKRGALRRRAKDISLVFIVLVCATLVLWSWDTTPSSAFLPPDSHFLKLEPEEKVERIPTTLNTETKDSYSSATPFVNKDQSKEDQTDNKDKKEEEEEKEEKQVEEVTDSETDQGKTSTIVEEQAVREVTVSEPKYQKTPTSKENKLEHVKEEVAAGEVEAKTTHIKNTNSDPEKKTLATDGERTEQHIAKKDDDSSSTARITNQACNYAKGKWVVDKHRPLYSGSRCKQWLASMWACRLMQRTDFAFERLRWQPKDCSMEEFEGSKFLKRMQDKTLAFVGDSLGRQQFQSMMCMITGGKERLDVLDVGPEFGFITPQGGGRPNGWAYRFPETNTTVLYHWSSTLCDIEPLNISDPLTEHAMHLDRPPAFLRQYLHKINVLIMNTGHHWNRGKLNGNRWVMHLNGAPNTNKKLAALGNAKNFTIHSTVSWVSSQLPNHPGLKAFYRSLSPRHFVGGEWNTGGSCNNTTPMSIGKEVLQEESSDYSAGHAVKGTGVKLLDITALSHIRDEGHISRFSISASKGVQDCLHWCLPGVPDTWNEILFAMI, encoded by the exons ATGAAAAGAGGAGCACTTAGGCGGAGGGCTAAAGATATCTCTCTTGTGTTTATTGTGCTTGTTTGTGCAACCCTTGTCTTGTGGTCATGGGATACAACTCCATCCTCTGCCTTTCTTCCTCCCGATAGTCACTTTCTGAAGCTGGAACCAG AAGAAAAGGTTGAGAGAATACCTACTACACTGAATACTGAAACCAAAGATAGCTACTCATCGGCTACTCCGTTTGTAAACAAAG ATCAAAGTAAAGAGGATCAAACCGATAATAAGGATAAAAAAGAAGAAGAAGAAGAAAAAGAAGAGAAACAAGTGGAAGAAGTTACTGACAGTGAGACTGATCAAGGGAAGACATCAACTATTGTAGAAGAACAGGCGGTACGTGAAGTTACTGTAAGTGAGCCAAAATATCAGAAAACACCAACTAGTAAAGAAAATAAATTAGAACATGTGAAAGAAGAGGTTGCTGCTGGCGAGGTCGAAGCAAAGACAACACATATTAAAAATACTAATTCAGATCCAGAGAAGAAAACTCTTGCAACAGACGGAGAGAGGACTGAACAACACATAGCCAAGAAAGATGATGATAGTAGTTCAACAGCTCGCATCACAAATCAAG CTTGCAATTACGCAAAAGGGAAATGGGTTGTGGACAAGCACCGTCCTTTGTACTCGGGATCTCGTTGCAAACAATGGCTTGCTTCGATGTGGGCGTGCAGGTTGATGCAACGCACAGACTTTGCCTTTGAAAGATTAAGATGGCAACCTAAAGATTGCTCTATGGAAGAATTTGAAGGTTCCAAATTCTTGAAAAG GATGCAGGACAAGACACTAGCCTTTGTTGGAGACTCATTAGGAAGACAGCAGTTTCAATCCATGATGTGTATGATCACAGGAGGCAAAGAGAGGCTCGACGTCCTCGACGTGGGACCAGAGTTTGGGTTCATAACTCCCCAAGGTGGGGGTCGTCCTAATGGCTGGGCTTACAGATTCCCAGAAACCAACACAACCGTCCTCTACCACTGGTCATCCACCCTCTGCGACATAGAACCTCTCAACATCTCAGACCCCTTAACCGAACACGCTATGCATCTCGATCGCCCGCCAGCTTTCTTACGCCAATACCTTCACAAGATCAACGTGCTGATAATGAACACAGGCCACCACTGGAACCGTGGGAAGCTCAACGGCAACAGATGGGTGATGCATCTAAACGGCGCTCCCAATACCAACAAGAAGCTAGCCGCTCTTGGGAACGCCAAGAACTTCACAATCCACAGCACGGTTAGTTGGGTTAGCTCGCAGCTTCCTAACCATCCTGGTCTCAAGGCGTTCTACAGAAGCCTTTCCCCGAGGCATTTCGTGGGAGGGGAGTGGAACACTGGAGGGAGCTGTAATAACACGACGCCGATGTCTATAGGGAAAGAGGTTTTGCAAGAGGAGTCTAGCGATTACAGCGCGGGTCATGCGGTGAAAGGCACAGGGGTTAAGCTTTTGGACATAACGGCTTTATCTCATATTAGAGACGAAGGTCATATATCAAGGTTTAGTATCTCGGCTTCAAAGGGAGTTCAGGATTGTCTCCATTGGTGCTTGCCTGGTGTTCCTGATACGTGGAATGAAATCCTTTTTGCGATGATATAA